One part of the Hydra vulgaris chromosome 01, alternate assembly HydraT2T_AEP genome encodes these proteins:
- the LOC136075385 gene encoding uncharacterized protein LOC136075385 isoform X2, producing the protein MSTSKRRKIELVDVTQFPEVLVPVRDINWELCILCQRVSPEPLIIPKEAGYKTLSENLIEFDNHEALPPTIRLDKISDGKELLHALIVNKAKYHKLCRNKYDSQKLQRIIERNQNVQDDSENAKSSARCMRSSCKAVDIKSCCLFCDGESVTGNPLVQASTKEIGPKVYALAIEMQDTNLLNKIANQDFIALEVKYHKDCYRGFLNRAHSHERSFSNDEHNLYRLTYGSVIAELVSYMEEMFIYGTSSPVFKLSDINKLCADRMSSLGVQSESINRTRLKDDLISLVPGLREDKCGKEVILSFEPDVGNAIRDACNFNDMSDGICIAQAAGILRRDMFREFPKFSGSLIGDFGSRDCVPPSLVNFVNTLLGGYNIDNGSPASAPEQEAAYSIAQLIRFNSVKRSRANRPQQIRHQANQETPLAVYLGLMIHNCTRKRSVVDKLNSLGLSISYDRVQEIESSLTNEKCKFYKQIGHVIPSCLSEGVFTTAAIDNIDHNPSSTTSNNSFHGSSVTIIQHPDTPHSNSKSTSDGLLWSRKINSKLPDTYTTLPATNNVVSEPLMTTVNASPIASDPITIEQLTPWLNSVQESVYNTSTNKTSFAAFHAERNMHPATFPCHNILLPLLTDHIQSPATVRHLMDVIIKITSAVNNKQGAVITGDQPVYAVAKYIQWKFPDVYGEDKIVIMMGGLHIEMAIQNMIGKWLKGSGWTEMFIKAEVASIGRSESLLKSSHIKRTRYAHEVSLASLFILRDEAYKLDCKDFVESLEEWISRKSNESNQFLYWQTVMELESLLLSFVRSIRESNFEEYVRMLKQIAPWFFALDLTNYSRWLPVFIKTLEELPVRHPYVFEEFKKGHFTSRKTNADFSAMSDDQLHEQNNKLIKSDGGAINVLHNETALLKWMVAGPEISRMINEFENEVRSSTSLGYQHRRHHEDRNSFQTRYLHHVSEVVKSMRDDGNPFAEQLLQTADNHKIIMSNSAEKTVQEAKITGQQQYNEYVADRLVSRQKSIHEPLKRNKFELFHSLKIPGSKHKTKIADLKHDSNYFCKMYVASQNRVSDIEDFFSHENNRYPPSISEFGRKRKATSKSDVLICLEQYGSEKQQDFNLDYKVSALIVDGAALVHMLHPRSSKTFSDYCENVIGPFVDRLLRSVQRLDIVFDRYVPKSLKSETREDRGSGQRINVTMGTLIPKKFDKFLSVDFNKTQLFGVISRFVLTQSVVGKVIVCTIEETACASQQDLDVSSISPCSAEEADGRLLLHANHALKNGNLTITIRTVDSDVVVIALSVFSQMIGVKELWIDFGVGKGRRMIGVHHLHQHIPDGVSSNLPFFHAFTGCDTVSTFCGIGKRTAWKAWMNYRVVDAAFHNLSTSDLKNDVLTDTAMKAIERFVVLMYDRSSTAAGVNECRRILYTIKNRAIENIPPTADALLQHTKRAALQAHLWKQCLSAVTPGYLPTEWGWKDTADECYTPLWCTLPEISRHCQELIRCSCKTECKNCSCKRHGLPCTKLCACNGYCYKETNGDSYEELEVEEDPEFDHVLQISFHDEL; encoded by the coding sequence ATGTCTACcagtaaaagaagaaaaatagaGCTTGTTGATGTCACACAATTTCCTGAGGTACTTGTTCCTGTGCGTGATATCAATTGGGAATTGTGCATTTTGTGTCAGCGTGTTTCACCGGAACCTCTTATAATTCCCAAAGAGGCAGGTTATAAAACTCTAAGTGAAAACTTGATCGAGTTCGATAATCATGAAGCTTTGCCACCAACTATTCGCTTGGATAAAATAAGTGATGGAAAGGAGTTATTGCACGCATTAATTGTTAATAAGGCAAAGTACCACAAGCTTTGCCGAAACAAGTACGACTCTCAGAAACTGCAGAGAATCATTGAGAGAAACCAAAATGTGCAAGATGATTCTGAAAACGCCAAGAGCTCTGCTAGGTGCATGCGATCCTCATGTAAAGCAGTTGacataaaaagttgttgtttgttttgtgATGGTGAATCTGTGACAGGCAACCCCTTAGTACAGGCAAGCACAAAAGAAATTGGCCCAAAAGTGTATGCTCTAGCCATTGAAATGCAGGACACAAATCTGCTTAACAAAATAGCAAACCAAGATTTCATAGCACTCGAAGTCAAATATCATAAAGACTGTTACAGGGGATTTCTCAACAGAGCCCACAGTCATGAGCGCTCCTTTAGCAATGATGAACACAATCTCTATCGATTGACTTATGGCTCTGTCATTGCGGAATTGGTTAGTTACATGGAAGAGATGTTTATATATGGTACATCATCCCCTGTTTTTAAGCTGTCTGACATCAATAAACTTTGTGCAGATCGTATGTCGAGTCTCGGAGTTCAGTCTGAGTCTATCAACCGAACTAGACTGAAGGACGATTTAATTTCCTTAGTTCCTGGTTTGAGGGAAGACAAGTGTGGTAAAGAAGTCATCTTAAGCTTTGAGCCAGATGTGGGTAATGCCATACGTGATGCTTGCAACTTCAACGATATGTCGGACGGTATTTGCATTGCTCAGGCAGCTGGTATTCTCCGTAGAGATATGTTTAGAGAGTTTCCCAAATTCAGCGGCTCGCTTATAGGCGACTTTGGATCTCGTGATTGTGTGCCGCCTTCCcttgtaaattttgttaatactCTTTTAGGAGGCTACAATATCGACAATGGTTCACCTGCTTCCGCACCCGAGCAGGAAGCTGCTTATTCCATTGCACAGTTAATTCGATTTAATAGTGTAAAGCGTAGCAGAGCCAACAGACCTCAACAAATACGTCATCAAGCAAACCAAGAAACTCCATTGGCCGTGTACCTTGGTTTGATGATCCATAACTGCACTCGGAAAAGATCAGTTGTCGACAAATTGAATTCTCTAGGTTTAAGTATTTCATATGACCGAGTTCAAGAAATTGAATCAAGTTTGACTAATGAAAAGTGCAAATTTTATAAGCAAATAGGTCATGTGATACCAAGTTGCCTGTCTGAAGGTGTTTTTACAACAGCTGCGATAGACAATATTGATCACAATCCATCTTCAACTACATCTAACAATTCATTCCACGGCTCTAGCGTCACAATTATTCAGCATCCGGATACTCCCCATTCAAATTCAAAATCCACTTCAGATGGACTCCTTTGGTCTAGGAAAATCAATAGCAAATTGCCGGATACATACACCACTCTCCCTGCAACGAATAATGTTGTTTCCGAACCACTAATGACCACCGTGAATGCATCACCTATTGCTAGTGATCCAATAACCATTGAGCAGTTGACACCTTGGCTAAATTCTGTGCAGGAGTCTGTGTATAACAcatcaacaaataaaacttcattCGCTGCTTTCCATGCGGAAAGAAATATGCATCCAGCAACCTTTCCATGTCATAACATACTATTGCCATTGCTAACAGATCACATTCAGTCTCCAGCAACAGTACGCCATTTGATggatgtaataataaaaataacgaGTGCTGTCAATAACAAACAAGGTGCTGTTATAACTGGTGATCAGCCCGTGTACGCAGTTGCAAAGTATATACAATGGAAGTTTCCGGATGTTTATGGAGAGGATAAAATAGTCATTATGATGGGTGGACTCCATATTGAAATGGCCATTCAAAACATGATTGGAAAGTGGTTGAAGGGCAGTGGTTGGACTGAAATGTTCATAAAAGCAGAGGTTGCTAGCATTGGAAGGAGTGAGTCGCTGCTTAAATCGTCGCACATAAAGAGAACAAGATATGCGCACGAAGTGAGCCTGGCATCTCTTTTCATTCTTCGTGATGAGGCGTATAAGCTAGATTGTAAGGACTTTGTTGAGTCATTGGAAGAGTGGATTTCCAGGAAAAGCAACGAATCTAATCAGTTTCTTTATTGGCAAACCGTTATGGAGTTGGAGAGCCTGCTACTGAGTTTTGTGCGCAGTATTCGCGAATCAAACTTCGAGGAGTACGTGCGAATGCTAAAGCAGATTGCTCCGTGGTTCTTCGCACTTGATCTAACTAATTACTCTCGCTGGTTGCCGGTTTTCATCAAAACCTTGGAAGAGCTACCTGTCCGACACCCTTATGTGTTTGAGGAATTCAAAAAGGGCCACTTCACAAGTAGGAAAACTAACGCGGACTTCTCTGCCATGTCTGATGACCAGCTTCATGAACAGAACAACAAATTGATCAAGAGTGACGGAGGAGCAATCAATGTACTTCATAACGAAACTGCTCTTCTTAAGTGGATGGTGGCTGGTCCAGAAATTTCTCGAATGATTAATGAGTTTGAGAATGAAGTTCGCAGTTCCACTTCTTTGGGTTATCAACACCGTCGCCATCATGAAGACAGAAATAGTTTTCAGACTCGTTATCTTCATCACGTGTCTGAAGTGGTGAAATCTATGCGCGATGATGGGAATCCTTTTGCGGAGCAGTTACTGCAGACAGCAGACAACCATAAGATTATAATGTCCAATTCAGCCGAAAAAACTGTTCAAGAAGCCAAGATCACAGGGCAACAGCAATACAACGAGTACGTAGCTGACCGTCTTGTGTCCAGACAAAAGTCAATTCATGAGCCTttgaaaagaaacaaatttgaaTTGTTCCACAGTTTGAAAATTCCAGGTTCcaaacataaaactaaaatcGCTGATCTTAAACATGACTCCAACTACTTTTGTAAAATGTATGTAGCAAGTCAAAATCGTGTTAGTGATATAGAGGATTTCTTTTCACACGAAAACAACCGTTATCCGCCGTCAATTTCTGAATTCGGAAGGAAGCGTAAGGCCACCAGCAAATCAGATGTCCTCATTTGTTTGGAACAGTATGGTAGCGAGAAACAACAAGACTTCAACCTTGACTATAAGGTTTCTGCTCTGATTGTTGATGGTGCAGCACTCGTACACATGCTTCACCCGAGATCGTCAAAGACATTCTCTGACTACTGCGAAAATGTGATTGGACCATTCGTGGACAGACTTCTGAGATCCGTGCAGCGCCTTGACATTGTTTTTGATCGGTATGTCCCAAAAAGCTTGAAGTCCGAAACACGGGAAGATCGTGGATCAGGGCAACGCATAAACGTCACAATGGGTACACTTATTCcaaaaaagtttgacaaattcCTATCTGTGGACTTCAATAAGACGCAACTGTTCGGCGTTATTTCCAGATTCGTTTTAACGCAATCCGTAGTTGGAAAAGTTATTGTTTGTACCATTGAAGAAACTGCATGTGCCAGTCAACAAGATTTAGATGTATCGTCCATATCTCCTTGTAGTGCTGAAGAGGCAGATGGCCGTCTTTTGCTCCATGCTAATCATGCACTGAAAAATGGCAACTTAACTATAACTATACGCACTGTGGACTCCGATGTGGTCGTTATAGCTCTCTCTGTGTTTAGCCAGATGATTGGAGTGAAAGAGTTGTGGATTGATTTTGGAGTTGGAAAAGGAAGACGAATGATAGGAGTTCACCATCTACATCAACACATTCCAGATGGTGTATCGTCAAATTTACCATTCTTCCATGCCTTCACCGGATGTGACACAGTATCAACATTCTGTGGGATTGGAAAACGAACGGCATGGAAAGCGTGGATGAACTACCGAGTAGTTGATGCTGCATTTCACAATCTTTCCACGTCAGACTTAAAAAATGATGTCTTAACTGATACGGCAATGAAGGCCATTGAGCGATTTGTAGTATTGATGTACGATCGATCATCAACCGCTGCTGGCGTAAACGAATGCCGCCGTATACTCTACACCATAAAGAATAGAGCAATTGAAAATATTCCGCCGACTGCAGACGCTCTTCTGCAGCACACAAAGAGAGCAGCACTGCAGGCACACTTATGGAAACAATGCTTGTCTGCTGTTACTCCAGGATATTTACCCACTGAATGGGGATGGAAAGATACTGCTGATGAGTGCTATACACCACTTTGGTGCACTCTGCCGGAGATTTCTCGACATTGCCAGGAACTGATTCGTTGTTCGTGCAAAACTGAGTGTAAAAACTGTTCATGTAAACGACATGGTTTACCATGCACTAAGCTGTGTGCATGTAACGGCTATTGTTACAAAGAAACAAATGGTGATTCATATGAAGAACTAGAAGTTGAAGAAGACCCGGAATTCGACCATGTTCTCCAGATCTCCTTCCATGACGAATTGTAA
- the LOC136075385 gene encoding uncharacterized protein LOC136075385 isoform X1 yields the protein MRFSFLSVLITIMSTSKRRKIELVDVTQFPEVLVPVRDINWELCILCQRVSPEPLIIPKEAGYKTLSENLIEFDNHEALPPTIRLDKISDGKELLHALIVNKAKYHKLCRNKYDSQKLQRIIERNQNVQDDSENAKSSARCMRSSCKAVDIKSCCLFCDGESVTGNPLVQASTKEIGPKVYALAIEMQDTNLLNKIANQDFIALEVKYHKDCYRGFLNRAHSHERSFSNDEHNLYRLTYGSVIAELVSYMEEMFIYGTSSPVFKLSDINKLCADRMSSLGVQSESINRTRLKDDLISLVPGLREDKCGKEVILSFEPDVGNAIRDACNFNDMSDGICIAQAAGILRRDMFREFPKFSGSLIGDFGSRDCVPPSLVNFVNTLLGGYNIDNGSPASAPEQEAAYSIAQLIRFNSVKRSRANRPQQIRHQANQETPLAVYLGLMIHNCTRKRSVVDKLNSLGLSISYDRVQEIESSLTNEKCKFYKQIGHVIPSCLSEGVFTTAAIDNIDHNPSSTTSNNSFHGSSVTIIQHPDTPHSNSKSTSDGLLWSRKINSKLPDTYTTLPATNNVVSEPLMTTVNASPIASDPITIEQLTPWLNSVQESVYNTSTNKTSFAAFHAERNMHPATFPCHNILLPLLTDHIQSPATVRHLMDVIIKITSAVNNKQGAVITGDQPVYAVAKYIQWKFPDVYGEDKIVIMMGGLHIEMAIQNMIGKWLKGSGWTEMFIKAEVASIGRSESLLKSSHIKRTRYAHEVSLASLFILRDEAYKLDCKDFVESLEEWISRKSNESNQFLYWQTVMELESLLLSFVRSIRESNFEEYVRMLKQIAPWFFALDLTNYSRWLPVFIKTLEELPVRHPYVFEEFKKGHFTSRKTNADFSAMSDDQLHEQNNKLIKSDGGAINVLHNETALLKWMVAGPEISRMINEFENEVRSSTSLGYQHRRHHEDRNSFQTRYLHHVSEVVKSMRDDGNPFAEQLLQTADNHKIIMSNSAEKTVQEAKITGQQQYNEYVADRLVSRQKSIHEPLKRNKFELFHSLKIPGSKHKTKIADLKHDSNYFCKMYVASQNRVSDIEDFFSHENNRYPPSISEFGRKRKATSKSDVLICLEQYGSEKQQDFNLDYKVSALIVDGAALVHMLHPRSSKTFSDYCENVIGPFVDRLLRSVQRLDIVFDRYVPKSLKSETREDRGSGQRINVTMGTLIPKKFDKFLSVDFNKTQLFGVISRFVLTQSVVGKVIVCTIEETACASQQDLDVSSISPCSAEEADGRLLLHANHALKNGNLTITIRTVDSDVVVIALSVFSQMIGVKELWIDFGVGKGRRMIGVHHLHQHIPDGVSSNLPFFHAFTGCDTVSTFCGIGKRTAWKAWMNYRVVDAAFHNLSTSDLKNDVLTDTAMKAIERFVVLMYDRSSTAAGVNECRRILYTIKNRAIENIPPTADALLQHTKRAALQAHLWKQCLSAVTPGYLPTEWGWKDTADECYTPLWCTLPEISRHCQELIRCSCKTECKNCSCKRHGLPCTKLCACNGYCYKETNGDSYEELEVEEDPEFDHVLQISFHDEL from the coding sequence ATGCGCTTTTCATTTCTTTCAGTTTTAATAACAATCATGTCTACcagtaaaagaagaaaaatagaGCTTGTTGATGTCACACAATTTCCTGAGGTACTTGTTCCTGTGCGTGATATCAATTGGGAATTGTGCATTTTGTGTCAGCGTGTTTCACCGGAACCTCTTATAATTCCCAAAGAGGCAGGTTATAAAACTCTAAGTGAAAACTTGATCGAGTTCGATAATCATGAAGCTTTGCCACCAACTATTCGCTTGGATAAAATAAGTGATGGAAAGGAGTTATTGCACGCATTAATTGTTAATAAGGCAAAGTACCACAAGCTTTGCCGAAACAAGTACGACTCTCAGAAACTGCAGAGAATCATTGAGAGAAACCAAAATGTGCAAGATGATTCTGAAAACGCCAAGAGCTCTGCTAGGTGCATGCGATCCTCATGTAAAGCAGTTGacataaaaagttgttgtttgttttgtgATGGTGAATCTGTGACAGGCAACCCCTTAGTACAGGCAAGCACAAAAGAAATTGGCCCAAAAGTGTATGCTCTAGCCATTGAAATGCAGGACACAAATCTGCTTAACAAAATAGCAAACCAAGATTTCATAGCACTCGAAGTCAAATATCATAAAGACTGTTACAGGGGATTTCTCAACAGAGCCCACAGTCATGAGCGCTCCTTTAGCAATGATGAACACAATCTCTATCGATTGACTTATGGCTCTGTCATTGCGGAATTGGTTAGTTACATGGAAGAGATGTTTATATATGGTACATCATCCCCTGTTTTTAAGCTGTCTGACATCAATAAACTTTGTGCAGATCGTATGTCGAGTCTCGGAGTTCAGTCTGAGTCTATCAACCGAACTAGACTGAAGGACGATTTAATTTCCTTAGTTCCTGGTTTGAGGGAAGACAAGTGTGGTAAAGAAGTCATCTTAAGCTTTGAGCCAGATGTGGGTAATGCCATACGTGATGCTTGCAACTTCAACGATATGTCGGACGGTATTTGCATTGCTCAGGCAGCTGGTATTCTCCGTAGAGATATGTTTAGAGAGTTTCCCAAATTCAGCGGCTCGCTTATAGGCGACTTTGGATCTCGTGATTGTGTGCCGCCTTCCcttgtaaattttgttaatactCTTTTAGGAGGCTACAATATCGACAATGGTTCACCTGCTTCCGCACCCGAGCAGGAAGCTGCTTATTCCATTGCACAGTTAATTCGATTTAATAGTGTAAAGCGTAGCAGAGCCAACAGACCTCAACAAATACGTCATCAAGCAAACCAAGAAACTCCATTGGCCGTGTACCTTGGTTTGATGATCCATAACTGCACTCGGAAAAGATCAGTTGTCGACAAATTGAATTCTCTAGGTTTAAGTATTTCATATGACCGAGTTCAAGAAATTGAATCAAGTTTGACTAATGAAAAGTGCAAATTTTATAAGCAAATAGGTCATGTGATACCAAGTTGCCTGTCTGAAGGTGTTTTTACAACAGCTGCGATAGACAATATTGATCACAATCCATCTTCAACTACATCTAACAATTCATTCCACGGCTCTAGCGTCACAATTATTCAGCATCCGGATACTCCCCATTCAAATTCAAAATCCACTTCAGATGGACTCCTTTGGTCTAGGAAAATCAATAGCAAATTGCCGGATACATACACCACTCTCCCTGCAACGAATAATGTTGTTTCCGAACCACTAATGACCACCGTGAATGCATCACCTATTGCTAGTGATCCAATAACCATTGAGCAGTTGACACCTTGGCTAAATTCTGTGCAGGAGTCTGTGTATAACAcatcaacaaataaaacttcattCGCTGCTTTCCATGCGGAAAGAAATATGCATCCAGCAACCTTTCCATGTCATAACATACTATTGCCATTGCTAACAGATCACATTCAGTCTCCAGCAACAGTACGCCATTTGATggatgtaataataaaaataacgaGTGCTGTCAATAACAAACAAGGTGCTGTTATAACTGGTGATCAGCCCGTGTACGCAGTTGCAAAGTATATACAATGGAAGTTTCCGGATGTTTATGGAGAGGATAAAATAGTCATTATGATGGGTGGACTCCATATTGAAATGGCCATTCAAAACATGATTGGAAAGTGGTTGAAGGGCAGTGGTTGGACTGAAATGTTCATAAAAGCAGAGGTTGCTAGCATTGGAAGGAGTGAGTCGCTGCTTAAATCGTCGCACATAAAGAGAACAAGATATGCGCACGAAGTGAGCCTGGCATCTCTTTTCATTCTTCGTGATGAGGCGTATAAGCTAGATTGTAAGGACTTTGTTGAGTCATTGGAAGAGTGGATTTCCAGGAAAAGCAACGAATCTAATCAGTTTCTTTATTGGCAAACCGTTATGGAGTTGGAGAGCCTGCTACTGAGTTTTGTGCGCAGTATTCGCGAATCAAACTTCGAGGAGTACGTGCGAATGCTAAAGCAGATTGCTCCGTGGTTCTTCGCACTTGATCTAACTAATTACTCTCGCTGGTTGCCGGTTTTCATCAAAACCTTGGAAGAGCTACCTGTCCGACACCCTTATGTGTTTGAGGAATTCAAAAAGGGCCACTTCACAAGTAGGAAAACTAACGCGGACTTCTCTGCCATGTCTGATGACCAGCTTCATGAACAGAACAACAAATTGATCAAGAGTGACGGAGGAGCAATCAATGTACTTCATAACGAAACTGCTCTTCTTAAGTGGATGGTGGCTGGTCCAGAAATTTCTCGAATGATTAATGAGTTTGAGAATGAAGTTCGCAGTTCCACTTCTTTGGGTTATCAACACCGTCGCCATCATGAAGACAGAAATAGTTTTCAGACTCGTTATCTTCATCACGTGTCTGAAGTGGTGAAATCTATGCGCGATGATGGGAATCCTTTTGCGGAGCAGTTACTGCAGACAGCAGACAACCATAAGATTATAATGTCCAATTCAGCCGAAAAAACTGTTCAAGAAGCCAAGATCACAGGGCAACAGCAATACAACGAGTACGTAGCTGACCGTCTTGTGTCCAGACAAAAGTCAATTCATGAGCCTttgaaaagaaacaaatttgaaTTGTTCCACAGTTTGAAAATTCCAGGTTCcaaacataaaactaaaatcGCTGATCTTAAACATGACTCCAACTACTTTTGTAAAATGTATGTAGCAAGTCAAAATCGTGTTAGTGATATAGAGGATTTCTTTTCACACGAAAACAACCGTTATCCGCCGTCAATTTCTGAATTCGGAAGGAAGCGTAAGGCCACCAGCAAATCAGATGTCCTCATTTGTTTGGAACAGTATGGTAGCGAGAAACAACAAGACTTCAACCTTGACTATAAGGTTTCTGCTCTGATTGTTGATGGTGCAGCACTCGTACACATGCTTCACCCGAGATCGTCAAAGACATTCTCTGACTACTGCGAAAATGTGATTGGACCATTCGTGGACAGACTTCTGAGATCCGTGCAGCGCCTTGACATTGTTTTTGATCGGTATGTCCCAAAAAGCTTGAAGTCCGAAACACGGGAAGATCGTGGATCAGGGCAACGCATAAACGTCACAATGGGTACACTTATTCcaaaaaagtttgacaaattcCTATCTGTGGACTTCAATAAGACGCAACTGTTCGGCGTTATTTCCAGATTCGTTTTAACGCAATCCGTAGTTGGAAAAGTTATTGTTTGTACCATTGAAGAAACTGCATGTGCCAGTCAACAAGATTTAGATGTATCGTCCATATCTCCTTGTAGTGCTGAAGAGGCAGATGGCCGTCTTTTGCTCCATGCTAATCATGCACTGAAAAATGGCAACTTAACTATAACTATACGCACTGTGGACTCCGATGTGGTCGTTATAGCTCTCTCTGTGTTTAGCCAGATGATTGGAGTGAAAGAGTTGTGGATTGATTTTGGAGTTGGAAAAGGAAGACGAATGATAGGAGTTCACCATCTACATCAACACATTCCAGATGGTGTATCGTCAAATTTACCATTCTTCCATGCCTTCACCGGATGTGACACAGTATCAACATTCTGTGGGATTGGAAAACGAACGGCATGGAAAGCGTGGATGAACTACCGAGTAGTTGATGCTGCATTTCACAATCTTTCCACGTCAGACTTAAAAAATGATGTCTTAACTGATACGGCAATGAAGGCCATTGAGCGATTTGTAGTATTGATGTACGATCGATCATCAACCGCTGCTGGCGTAAACGAATGCCGCCGTATACTCTACACCATAAAGAATAGAGCAATTGAAAATATTCCGCCGACTGCAGACGCTCTTCTGCAGCACACAAAGAGAGCAGCACTGCAGGCACACTTATGGAAACAATGCTTGTCTGCTGTTACTCCAGGATATTTACCCACTGAATGGGGATGGAAAGATACTGCTGATGAGTGCTATACACCACTTTGGTGCACTCTGCCGGAGATTTCTCGACATTGCCAGGAACTGATTCGTTGTTCGTGCAAAACTGAGTGTAAAAACTGTTCATGTAAACGACATGGTTTACCATGCACTAAGCTGTGTGCATGTAACGGCTATTGTTACAAAGAAACAAATGGTGATTCATATGAAGAACTAGAAGTTGAAGAAGACCCGGAATTCGACCATGTTCTCCAGATCTCCTTCCATGACGAATTGTAA